A single genomic interval of Lacrimispora sphenoides JCM 1415 harbors:
- the ilvD gene encoding dihydroxy-acid dehydratase, giving the protein MVSQDIRKLAPEIDPLRMGMGWKVEDLSKMQIMVESTFGDSHPGSAHLMELVNKTVDGVKDNGGKAARYFTTDICDGMAQGHDGINYSLVSRDTICNMIEIHAGATPFDGGVYISSCDKGVPAHLMAIGRVNMPSILVTGGVMDAGPDLLTLEQIGKYSAMCQRGELEPEKLEYYKQHACPSCGACSFMGTASTMQVMGEALGLMLPGSALMPATCPDLKDMAERAGHQIMELAKKGIKPRDIVTMESFENAIMVHAAISGSTNSLIHLPAIAHEFGLEIDSEIFDRLHRGAHYLLDIRPAGKWPAQYFYYAGGVPRIMEEIKSVLHLDAMTVTGKTLGENLEILKQNGFYDKCDEYCANVGVKKEEIIRPFHDAIGTDGAIAILKGNLAPEGAVIKHTACPKEMFEAVLNARPFDSEEEAIDEVLKHRVKPGDAVFIRYEGPKGSGMPEMFYTSEAISSDKELGRTIALITDGRFSGASTGPSIGHVSPEAADGGPIALVEEGDMIQIDIPNRILAIVGVKGQRKTEDEMEKILKERREQWQPRPSKYQSGVLKIFSERAVSPMKGGYME; this is encoded by the coding sequence ATGGTTAGTCAGGATATACGGAAACTAGCTCCGGAAATAGACCCGCTTCGGATGGGTATGGGCTGGAAGGTAGAGGATCTTTCCAAAATGCAGATCATGGTGGAGAGTACCTTCGGAGACAGCCATCCGGGAAGCGCCCATCTGATGGAACTGGTAAATAAGACAGTGGATGGGGTAAAAGATAATGGAGGAAAGGCTGCCAGATATTTTACAACGGATATCTGTGATGGAATGGCTCAGGGACATGACGGCATTAACTATTCTCTGGTCTCCCGTGATACGATCTGCAATATGATTGAAATTCATGCGGGCGCGACTCCATTTGACGGCGGAGTATATATTTCAAGCTGTGATAAGGGGGTGCCTGCTCATCTTATGGCAATCGGCCGGGTGAATATGCCTTCCATTCTGGTTACCGGCGGTGTTATGGATGCCGGCCCGGATCTTCTTACCCTGGAACAGATCGGTAAGTACAGCGCCATGTGCCAGAGAGGGGAGCTGGAGCCGGAAAAGCTGGAATATTATAAGCAGCATGCATGTCCTTCCTGCGGAGCCTGCTCTTTTATGGGAACGGCATCAACCATGCAGGTCATGGGAGAGGCCCTTGGCCTTATGCTTCCAGGATCCGCTCTTATGCCGGCAACCTGCCCGGATTTAAAGGATATGGCTGAAAGAGCCGGACATCAGATCATGGAGCTTGCAAAAAAGGGAATAAAACCAAGAGATATAGTTACCATGGAATCCTTCGAAAATGCGATCATGGTACATGCCGCCATATCCGGATCAACCAATTCCCTGATCCATCTGCCGGCGATTGCCCATGAATTTGGTTTGGAAATAGATTCTGAGATATTTGACCGACTGCATAGAGGCGCCCATTATCTTCTTGATATCCGGCCAGCCGGAAAATGGCCGGCCCAGTACTTCTACTATGCAGGCGGAGTGCCCAGGATCATGGAAGAGATCAAATCAGTGCTTCACCTGGATGCAATGACTGTGACAGGAAAGACTCTGGGTGAAAATCTCGAAATACTGAAACAAAATGGCTTTTATGATAAATGTGATGAATATTGTGCAAATGTCGGTGTGAAAAAAGAAGAAATAATCCGGCCGTTTCATGATGCCATCGGAACAGATGGGGCAATTGCCATCTTAAAAGGAAATTTGGCACCGGAAGGTGCGGTCATTAAGCATACGGCATGTCCAAAGGAGATGTTTGAGGCGGTGTTAAATGCACGCCCCTTTGACAGCGAGGAAGAGGCGATTGATGAAGTTTTGAAACACCGTGTAAAACCTGGAGATGCTGTATTCATCCGGTATGAAGGTCCAAAGGGAAGCGGAATGCCGGAAATGTTCTACACCTCTGAGGCAATCTCATCGGACAAAGAGCTTGGACGCACCATTGCCCTGATCACAGACGGGCGTTTTTCCGGAGCTTCCACCGGTCCTTCCATCGGGCATGTTTCTCCGGAAGCAGCGGATGGCGGTCCAATTGCGCTGGTGGAGGAAGGGGATATGATCCAAATTGATATTCCTAACCGGATCCTTGCAATTGTAGGCGTAAAGGGCCAGCGAAAGACCGAAGATGAGATGGAAAAGATTCTTAAGGAACGGCGGGAGCAATGGCAGCCAAGACCTTCAAAATACCAGTCGGGAGTATTGAAAATATTCAGTGAACGTGCAGTATCGCCAATGAAGGGCGGATATATGGAGTAA
- a CDS encoding FadR/GntR family transcriptional regulator yields the protein MTPSHKSLADTTAEGIIKYIIDNKLKEGAQLPNETTLSSLMGVGRSTLREAIRALVSRNILTVQQGSGIYVCHNTGVADDPLGFTFIENKEKLVTDLLEFRMMIEPRVAAMAASKATPEQAEELLHLAERVAECYVLGKSHSEADAIFHAKIAEISGNVIVPQLEPLIMHAIDMLIDITHSELKEETIRTHMSIVNAIRKNDAIAAQDAMTLHLIYNRDRLRKAHEEKSSSNFNQ from the coding sequence ATGACACCATCACATAAATCTCTTGCCGATACAACAGCGGAAGGAATCATCAAATATATCATTGATAATAAATTAAAAGAAGGTGCACAGCTCCCCAACGAAACCACCCTCTCCTCTCTTATGGGAGTTGGGCGTAGCACTCTGCGGGAAGCCATACGGGCTCTTGTTTCACGCAATATTCTGACTGTTCAGCAAGGGTCCGGTATCTACGTCTGCCACAATACAGGTGTGGCTGATGATCCACTTGGATTCACCTTTATAGAAAATAAGGAAAAGCTGGTGACTGATCTTTTAGAATTCCGCATGATGATCGAGCCAAGGGTCGCCGCTATGGCTGCCTCAAAGGCCACACCGGAGCAGGCCGAGGAGCTTCTCCACCTGGCGGAACGGGTGGCGGAATGTTACGTTTTAGGAAAATCCCACTCAGAAGCCGATGCCATTTTCCATGCTAAGATTGCAGAGATCAGCGGAAATGTCATCGTACCGCAGCTTGAGCCTCTTATTATGCATGCCATTGATATGCTTATTGACATTACCCATTCCGAGTTAAAAGAAGAAACCATAAGAACACATATGTCAATTGTAAATGCCATACGAAAAAACGATGCCATTGCCGCACAGGATGCCATGACTCTTCATCTCATTTACAACCGGGACCGTTTGCGCAAGGCTCATGAAGAAAAATCCTCCAGTAATTTCAACCAATAA
- a CDS encoding cytochrome c biogenesis protein CcdA, with amino-acid sequence MGFSIDVSIPVMTVFLQGIISFFSPCVLPLIPLYIGYLSGGTGVRGEDGRIYYKRSKVMVHTVCFVIGVSFAFFLLGLGFSALGSFFKTNQLLFARVGGILVVLFGLYQLGVFGTSTVLGRERRLPFSLNTLAMSPLTALIMGFTFSFAWTPCVGPALASVLLMAASASTKAMGFVLIGVYTLGFVLPFLAVGFFTTTVLEFFKTHGNIAKNGVKVGGVLMVFMGILMFTGKMNAVTGYLSSIPSPTVTESRETPQPETTAEASEEESASEEEFASESGNTGESDEANQPLPAVDFTLTDQYGNTHSLSDYKGKTIFLNFWATWCPPCRAEMPDIQKIYETADTEGDNALIILGVAAPNYGSEKDEEGIKQFLNENGYTYPVLMDTNAELFEAYGVFSYPTTFMIDKDGNVFGYASGQLSEDTMRSIIEQTMKGQRK; translated from the coding sequence TTGGGCTTTTCTATCGACGTAAGTATTCCAGTTATGACCGTGTTTCTTCAGGGGATTATCAGCTTCTTTTCTCCCTGTGTGCTGCCACTCATCCCGCTTTACATAGGGTATCTGTCGGGAGGGACGGGAGTCCGCGGGGAGGACGGGCGTATTTATTATAAACGCAGCAAGGTTATGGTTCACACTGTCTGCTTTGTTATCGGGGTCAGCTTCGCATTCTTCCTGTTGGGGCTGGGCTTCTCAGCTCTTGGAAGCTTTTTTAAAACAAACCAGCTTCTTTTTGCAAGAGTGGGAGGTATCCTGGTAGTTTTATTCGGTTTATACCAACTGGGAGTTTTTGGGACCTCTACAGTATTGGGAAGGGAACGCAGACTGCCATTTTCCCTTAATACCCTGGCTATGTCTCCATTAACTGCGCTAATCATGGGCTTCACCTTCAGCTTTGCCTGGACCCCTTGTGTGGGACCGGCCCTTGCCAGTGTCCTGCTTATGGCCGCCTCAGCCTCCACAAAGGCAATGGGTTTTGTCCTGATCGGAGTATATACCCTGGGGTTTGTTCTGCCGTTTCTGGCAGTGGGATTCTTTACCACCACAGTGCTTGAATTTTTTAAGACTCATGGCAATATTGCAAAGAACGGGGTAAAGGTCGGAGGAGTTCTCATGGTATTTATGGGAATTTTAATGTTCACCGGAAAGATGAATGCGGTGACCGGATACCTTTCATCCATTCCGTCACCTACGGTCACAGAATCAAGAGAGACGCCGCAGCCGGAAACGACTGCAGAAGCATCGGAAGAAGAGTCTGCATCAGAAGAAGAATTTGCATCAGAATCGGGGAATACTGGTGAGTCAGATGAAGCCAATCAGCCTCTTCCGGCAGTTGACTTTACGTTAACCGATCAGTATGGCAATACCCATTCTCTTTCTGATTATAAAGGAAAGACGATCTTTTTAAACTTCTGGGCGACCTGGTGTCCACCATGCAGGGCGGAGATGCCGGACATACAGAAAATATATGAAACCGCCGATACAGAAGGGGATAATGCACTGATCATTCTTGGTGTGGCAGCACCTAATTATGGAAGTGAAAAAGACGAAGAGGGAATTAAACAATTCCTGAATGAAAACGGATATACCTATCCGGTTCTGATGGACACGAATGCGGAACTGTTTGAGGCTTATGGAGTATTCTCTTATCCGACCACATTTATGATTGATAAGGATGGCAATGTATTTGGTTATGCAAGCGGCCAGCTTTCGGAAGATACAATGCGCAGTATTATAGAACAGACTATGAAGGGGCAGCGGAAATAA
- a CDS encoding FeoA family protein, which translates to MSENICLTDLKRGQKAVIAKLAAYDDMRRRLQDIGIIEGTTVECLGKSPLGDPTAFLIRGAVIALRSEDSGRVLVQSNIEEKANRHYGEEMVAANLSLED; encoded by the coding sequence ATGTCTGAAAATATATGCTTAACAGATTTAAAAAGAGGTCAGAAAGCAGTGATTGCAAAGCTGGCCGCCTATGATGATATGAGAAGACGCTTACAGGATATTGGCATTATAGAGGGTACTACTGTGGAGTGCCTGGGAAAGAGCCCTTTGGGAGATCCTACGGCATTTTTAATACGGGGTGCGGTGATCGCTCTTAGAAGCGAGGATTCCGGCCGCGTCTTGGTGCAGTCAAATATAGAGGAAAAAGCAAACCGCCACTATGGGGAAGAAATGGTGGCTGCGAACCTTTCGCTGGAGGATTAG
- a CDS encoding heparinase II/III domain-containing protein codes for MIQFTEQEIRHLREKYLKQRSAVNRIIEDVKEIMAEPVLVPKTGIANWTLYYYCPDCSVRLTFDRDDKYHHSCPSCGRVYSGEPYDSTWWGIINSRNYTAVFQMGLIHLITGEADYARKAVEIMMEYSRYYKDYEVHGNIPYNGPGKSGAQTLDEANFLRSFAMSYDLLSDFMTEEEKEFIGKEMLIPGAEFLMEHRHNQLHNHEVIISSAIAVIGLIFGIDRYIQFAVYEPYGILYQLENGVLPDHMWFEGALGYHFYALTSFFAYEKFALHTPHSHIGHPNYKAMMELLASYLEPGFRIPMLNDTNYGHTSSSLYLYEFAYRELGGEKLLFILNQLYEEEKRDNLEAFIYGAEELPKCSMEPGNYHVEAGQSGSTILRGKDERYLLIKHDRYGGEHDHYDRLGISYLAHGKRISPDLGTTGYGAVMHYDFYKNTGSHNTVNIDGDNQAPVNARLTRYEEKDGGIYVEAEADWTKPYEMPDSFTIVQWKEETYRPVKMVRKIAWEEDYFAEVFQVKGAGKDLPVDWVMHFSGNRIKQPEGMEIEKFSDRKPYSYLHHMKKAKLSEDQTSVIHDYEDGGIHTRVFTWNQGLELYDGMGPDNPSISDINYQIERGYGPDLVFAHVITSSNGPCLIRNVNFSVDGDCIVIEVEGEKDERKWSKIHKMLG; via the coding sequence ATGATTCAATTTACAGAACAGGAAATCCGGCACTTAAGAGAAAAGTACCTAAAGCAGCGGTCAGCTGTTAATCGTATCATAGAAGATGTAAAGGAAATCATGGCAGAGCCAGTTTTGGTTCCCAAAACAGGGATCGCCAACTGGACCCTTTATTATTACTGCCCGGATTGTTCTGTGCGGCTGACGTTTGACAGGGACGATAAGTATCATCACAGCTGCCCCTCCTGCGGGAGGGTGTATTCCGGTGAGCCCTATGACAGCACCTGGTGGGGAATTATTAACAGCAGGAATTACACGGCGGTATTTCAGATGGGACTGATCCATCTGATCACAGGGGAAGCTGACTATGCCAGAAAGGCCGTAGAAATCATGATGGAATATTCCAGATACTATAAGGACTATGAGGTCCACGGCAATATTCCTTATAATGGGCCCGGTAAGTCAGGCGCTCAGACTCTTGATGAGGCTAATTTCCTCAGAAGCTTTGCCATGAGCTATGATCTTCTGTCTGATTTCATGACGGAGGAGGAAAAAGAGTTTATTGGAAAGGAAATGCTCATCCCTGGAGCTGAATTTTTGATGGAACACCGCCATAACCAACTGCACAATCATGAAGTGATCATAAGCTCAGCCATTGCGGTCATTGGACTGATCTTTGGTATTGACCGGTATATCCAGTTTGCCGTTTATGAGCCTTATGGGATTCTATATCAGCTGGAGAATGGGGTACTCCCGGATCACATGTGGTTCGAAGGAGCACTGGGCTATCACTTTTATGCCCTTACCAGTTTCTTTGCCTATGAAAAGTTTGCCCTTCATACGCCTCACAGCCATATCGGTCATCCAAATTATAAAGCCATGATGGAGCTGCTGGCATCCTATCTGGAACCGGGATTCCGTATTCCCATGCTAAACGATACCAATTACGGACATACCTCCTCGAGCCTTTATTTATATGAATTTGCATACCGGGAACTGGGAGGAGAAAAGCTTCTATTTATACTGAACCAGTTGTATGAAGAAGAAAAGAGAGATAATCTGGAAGCCTTTATTTATGGGGCAGAGGAACTGCCTAAGTGCAGTATGGAGCCAGGGAATTACCATGTGGAAGCAGGGCAGTCTGGGAGCACGATTTTAAGAGGGAAGGATGAAAGATATCTTCTGATAAAGCATGACCGCTATGGCGGGGAGCATGATCATTATGATCGTCTTGGCATCAGTTATCTGGCTCATGGAAAGAGGATATCTCCTGATCTTGGGACTACCGGATACGGTGCGGTTATGCACTATGATTTTTATAAGAATACAGGTTCCCACAATACAGTAAACATTGACGGAGATAATCAGGCGCCGGTCAATGCAAGGCTAACCCGTTATGAAGAAAAAGATGGGGGCATATATGTGGAAGCAGAAGCGGACTGGACCAAACCCTATGAAATGCCGGACAGCTTTACCATCGTTCAGTGGAAGGAAGAAACTTACCGGCCAGTGAAAATGGTTAGGAAAATCGCATGGGAGGAAGATTATTTTGCGGAAGTATTCCAGGTAAAGGGGGCAGGGAAGGATCTGCCTGTGGACTGGGTCATGCATTTTTCAGGAAACCGGATCAAGCAGCCTGAGGGAATGGAAATAGAAAAGTTTTCTGACAGGAAGCCATATAGTTATCTTCATCACATGAAAAAGGCCAAACTGTCAGAAGATCAAACCAGTGTGATCCATGATTATGAGGATGGAGGCATACATACCCGGGTATTTACCTGGAACCAGGGGTTGGAATTGTATGATGGGATGGGGCCGGATAACCCCTCCATATCCGATATCAATTACCAGATCGAACGCGGGTATGGACCGGATCTTGTATTTGCCCATGTGATTACCAGCAGCAATGGGCCTTGTCTGATCAGGAATGTAAACTTTTCTGTAGATGGGGACTGTATCGTGATTGAAGTGGAAGGAGAAAAGGACGAAAGGAAATGGAGCAAGATACATAAGATGTTAGGATAG
- a CDS encoding response regulator transcription factor, with protein MMYRILIVDDEDYVRDLLVRNIQNSALEVDVVAVAGDGEEGLREALLNKPDIIITDIAMPFMNGLELIRRIQEAGLYSKNVVISGYDEFDYAKQAISLGVKDYLLKPFLPREMIDVLTKVIQELDSQKALLQNMSLLKEQAVSRAGLAREKALKALIRGKEWGEEPDFILEGSFYAAGVIRMEGGAWDFGKQEHVEEFLMLIRNGYLSAGICLYAVSFDGIQLASIWCGDGENEEHFLKKIGESLEKVSMSLEKYYHIQMNSALGRAYRSQTKLVDSYREAMAVWRGNLDAEKRFLFYGEESSRKEEISSSQIREWKNQIRLSVRAGQEAGALAGLSGLMKCYASMSNRKNDYVGVSVGELVYAIQNDMEQDGYDRADTEPLSSMQDRINYGSLMDMNHMLATYIEKCCRVVRENSEETRADAVVKQMKQIIENDLHKTELDLEGVALKVHFSSSYVRQIFKQYAGECFGEYLIRKRMERAGSLLQKTSMKIQEVADQCGYENQRYFASSFKKFYGCTPTEFKKLVEEENLY; from the coding sequence ATGATGTACCGCATATTGATCGTAGATGACGAAGACTATGTAAGAGACTTACTGGTCAGAAACATCCAAAATTCCGCCCTGGAAGTGGATGTGGTTGCGGTGGCAGGTGACGGAGAGGAAGGGCTTAGAGAAGCTCTGTTAAATAAGCCTGATATTATCATTACGGACATAGCCATGCCTTTTATGAATGGCCTGGAATTGATCCGCAGGATTCAGGAAGCCGGGCTTTACAGTAAAAATGTGGTCATAAGCGGTTACGATGAATTTGACTATGCAAAGCAGGCCATTTCACTTGGAGTCAAGGATTATTTACTAAAGCCCTTTTTGCCAAGGGAAATGATTGATGTTTTAACAAAGGTGATACAGGAGCTGGACAGCCAGAAGGCGCTTTTGCAAAATATGAGCCTGTTAAAGGAACAGGCCGTGAGCCGGGCCGGACTTGCCAGGGAAAAGGCGCTGAAGGCTCTCATAAGAGGGAAGGAGTGGGGAGAGGAACCGGACTTCATACTGGAAGGCAGTTTTTACGCGGCAGGAGTGATCCGCATGGAAGGCGGAGCATGGGATTTTGGCAAGCAAGAGCATGTGGAGGAATTTCTGATGCTGATACGGAACGGTTACCTTTCTGCCGGGATCTGCCTGTATGCGGTCAGCTTTGACGGGATCCAGCTGGCGTCCATCTGGTGCGGTGACGGGGAAAACGAGGAGCACTTCCTTAAAAAGATTGGGGAAAGTCTGGAAAAAGTAAGTATGAGCCTGGAGAAATATTACCATATTCAGATGAACAGCGCCCTTGGCCGTGCTTACCGGAGTCAGACAAAGCTGGTGGATTCCTACCGGGAAGCTATGGCTGTGTGGAGGGGAAACTTAGACGCAGAAAAGCGATTCCTGTTTTATGGTGAGGAAAGCAGCCGGAAAGAGGAAATCAGCAGCAGCCAGATCCGGGAGTGGAAAAACCAGATCCGGCTTTCTGTACGTGCAGGACAGGAGGCAGGGGCTCTTGCTGGGCTGTCGGGCCTGATGAAGTGTTATGCCTCCATGTCCAACAGGAAGAATGATTATGTGGGCGTATCTGTGGGAGAACTGGTTTATGCCATTCAGAATGATATGGAGCAGGATGGATATGACCGGGCGGATACGGAGCCTCTATCCTCCATGCAGGATCGGATCAATTACGGAAGCCTGATGGATATGAACCATATGCTGGCCACCTATATTGAAAAGTGCTGCCGGGTGGTACGGGAAAATTCAGAGGAAACCAGGGCAGATGCAGTGGTGAAGCAAATGAAGCAGATCATTGAAAATGATCTGCATAAGACGGAGCTGGACCTGGAGGGAGTGGCTTTAAAGGTGCATTTCAGCTCCAGCTATGTCAGGCAGATTTTCAAACAGTACGCAGGAGAGTGTTTTGGTGAATATTTAATCCGAAAGCGCATGGAACGAGCCGGGAGTCTGCTCCAGAAGACAAGCATGAAAATCCAGGAGGTGGCAGACCAATGCGGGTATGAAAACCAGCGGTACTTTGCCAGCAGCTTTAAGAAATTTTATGGCTGCACTCCCACGGAATTTAAAAAATTAGTGGAAGAAGAGAATTTATATTAG